One window of Atribacter laminatus genomic DNA carries:
- a CDS encoding DUF1175 family protein, producing the protein MKLKRFSRLLVFLLLFLISSLALPWKIESPEQINLQVLGEKKTVLIKIKNFWGFSPWWKSLQVKTVDGDLLNVKLVSDQVQLSPKLLEGKTELMIRSFPVITYLSVEVDPYLEDLDKDGFPDVAELKTESDRQLFRDLFVNIARSQIAQESELWKEKDCSGLVRFAYREALKKHNTAWFQSFQGELESLFDIQSFNYPRIPLLGTRLFRIKPGPLRFDTIETDFSVFASAQYLLSHNVVFLGRDIQVAERGDLIFFYHPGFFNFPYHVMIYEGKGKVIYHTGTIEDQEGYIQEIFLDDLKKHPDRRWWPVVDNPSFLGFYRFKILE; encoded by the coding sequence ATGAAGTTAAAACGCTTTTCAAGGCTTTTGGTTTTTTTACTTCTTTTTTTAATCAGTTCCTTAGCCCTTCCTTGGAAAATTGAGAGCCCAGAACAAATCAATCTCCAAGTTTTAGGCGAGAAAAAGACTGTTCTTATTAAAATCAAAAATTTTTGGGGTTTCTCTCCCTGGTGGAAAAGTTTACAGGTTAAGACGGTTGATGGCGATTTGTTGAATGTGAAGCTGGTATCCGATCAAGTGCAGCTTTCACCGAAGCTGCTTGAAGGCAAAACTGAATTAATGATTCGATCGTTTCCAGTAATTACATATCTCAGTGTTGAAGTCGATCCCTATTTAGAAGATTTAGACAAAGACGGCTTCCCCGATGTAGCAGAATTAAAAACTGAATCTGATCGGCAGCTTTTTCGTGATTTATTTGTCAATATTGCTCGTTCTCAAATAGCCCAGGAAAGTGAACTATGGAAGGAAAAAGATTGTTCGGGATTAGTTCGTTTTGCTTACCGAGAAGCCTTGAAAAAACATAATACGGCTTGGTTCCAGAGTTTTCAAGGAGAATTAGAGAGTCTTTTTGATATTCAATCCTTCAATTACCCACGGATTCCTTTGTTGGGGACGCGTCTTTTTCGTATCAAACCAGGTCCTTTGCGCTTCGATACCATAGAAACCGACTTTTCGGTATTTGCTTCGGCACAGTATCTTTTATCCCATAATGTGGTTTTTTTGGGGAGAGATATCCAGGTGGCAGAAAGGGGAGATCTCATTTTTTTTTATCATCCAGGCTTTTTCAATTTTCCTTATCATGTTATGATTTATGAGGGGAAGGGGAAAGTTATTTATCATACCGGAACTATCGAGGATCAAGAAGGTTATATTCAAGAAATATTTTTGGATGACCTGAAAAAGCATCCAGATCGTCGCTGGTGGCCGGTTGTTGATAATCCATCTTTTTTAGGATTCTATCGGTTTAAAATATTAGAGTGA
- a CDS encoding M20 family metallopeptidase: MPDLKSLLDNEFDLFEPIHLAQNLVRISSVSRTRGESDLARYIANYLIDHQIRVEWQEVEEGRANIIAEIDGGRGEGPCLLLNGHLDTVPVGTGWTMPPLGGQVVDNYLYGRGSCDMKGSLAAMMYTAKIVSLFTPNLFGKLKLVFVVDEEQDNLGIKKWIEIWQKNWEPIDFAVVGEPTGLNISLGHRGVAAFRVTIKGKSCHAGIAHRGINAIYIASEILQVIKEKQNEFDQYGDDDIGKPALSVGKIQGGTSPNVVPDLCFFEVDVRTVPGLSLDEIKSLICDSVKKVFEIHNLPSTFEIEQSIPHLPPVKIPRDVPGIDILSRSISDIPGEMPIFAPFPASCEAAFLDQVDIPTVIIGPGRIEEAHTANEFVSITQIVAASRIYSLLALRFLGGE; the protein is encoded by the coding sequence ATGCCTGATTTAAAAAGCCTGTTGGATAACGAGTTTGACCTATTTGAGCCCATCCACTTAGCCCAGAATTTAGTTCGTATTTCCAGTGTTTCTCGAACCAGAGGAGAATCGGATCTTGCTCGTTATATCGCCAATTATCTTATTGACCATCAAATCCGAGTGGAATGGCAAGAAGTCGAAGAAGGCCGAGCCAATATAATTGCAGAAATTGACGGAGGGAGAGGAGAAGGCCCTTGTCTATTGCTGAATGGACATTTAGATACTGTTCCGGTTGGAACCGGTTGGACCATGCCACCCTTGGGTGGCCAAGTGGTTGATAATTATCTTTATGGCCGAGGGTCATGTGATATGAAGGGATCGCTTGCTGCCATGATGTATACGGCAAAAATTGTATCCCTTTTTACTCCCAATCTGTTTGGAAAATTAAAACTGGTTTTTGTTGTCGATGAAGAACAAGATAATCTTGGAATAAAAAAATGGATAGAGATCTGGCAAAAAAATTGGGAACCAATCGATTTTGCAGTGGTTGGTGAACCAACCGGTTTGAATATTAGCTTAGGGCATCGGGGAGTTGCCGCCTTCCGTGTTACCATCAAAGGAAAGTCGTGCCATGCTGGAATCGCTCATCGAGGAATAAATGCCATTTATATAGCCTCAGAAATTCTTCAAGTTATTAAAGAAAAGCAAAATGAGTTCGATCAATATGGAGATGATGATATTGGAAAACCGGCTCTCAGTGTTGGAAAGATTCAAGGTGGAACATCACCAAATGTGGTTCCTGATCTGTGTTTTTTTGAAGTCGATGTCCGAACCGTTCCCGGGTTATCCCTTGATGAAATAAAATCTCTTATTTGTGATTCAGTTAAAAAAGTCTTTGAAATCCATAATCTCCCTTCAACTTTTGAAATTGAACAGTCAATACCTCATCTTCCGCCAGTTAAAATTCCTCGCGATGTTCCGGGGATTGACATACTCAGCCGTTCTATTTCCGATATTCCCGGAGAAATGCCAATTTTTGCTCCTTTTCCAGCTTCTTGTGAAGCAGCTTTTTTGGATCAGGTTGACATCCCGACCGTCATTATTGGACCAGGACGAATTGAGGAAGCTCATACTGCCAATGAGTTTGTTTCTATTACTCAGATTGTTGCTGCCTCACGAATTTATTCCCTTCTTGCTTTACGGTTTTTGGGTGGAGAATGA
- the pyrE gene encoding orotate phosphoribosyltransferase — translation MREQEILQLFREAGAFMEGHFLLTSGLHSPFYIEKFKLLQQPKYVELLAGELIERFSGATPDVVVGPAVGGIILAYEVARQLGIRMAFTERENGKMKFRRDFVLDQNNSVLVVEDVVTTGSSAQEVIDVIEETGAKIIGVGILVDRSGGKIQFKYPFQPLLQMEVKTYSPDECPLCQEHIELQKRGSRNLSANP, via the coding sequence ATGAGAGAGCAAGAAATCCTTCAGTTATTTCGCGAGGCTGGAGCTTTTATGGAAGGACATTTTCTTCTCACCTCCGGCTTACACAGTCCCTTTTATATAGAAAAATTCAAATTACTTCAACAACCAAAATATGTTGAATTATTAGCAGGAGAGCTTATCGAGCGTTTTTCGGGAGCGACACCGGATGTTGTTGTTGGCCCTGCGGTTGGGGGTATTATTCTTGCTTATGAAGTTGCACGACAATTGGGGATACGAATGGCTTTCACCGAAAGAGAAAATGGGAAAATGAAATTTCGTCGGGATTTTGTTTTGGACCAGAATAACTCAGTTCTCGTCGTTGAAGATGTGGTTACCACTGGTTCTTCAGCTCAAGAAGTGATTGATGTTATAGAAGAAACTGGAGCCAAGATTATCGGAGTGGGGATACTGGTTGACCGAAGTGGGGGTAAGATTCAATTCAAATATCCCTTTCAGCCCCTATTGCAAATGGAAGTTAAAACCTATTCACCTGATGAGTGTCCTCTCTGTCAAGAACATATCGAACTCCAAAAACGGGGAAGCCGAAATTTATCAGCAAATCCTTAA
- a CDS encoding dihydroorotate dehydrogenase, producing the protein MNLQVHLGNLTLSNPIILASGTAGYGREIAPYLDLDRVGAFTLKGLSSTPWVGNPPPRIHETYAGIMNSIGLENKGFDRFFREDLPFLENFQTKIIANIWGKTIEEYSDIAKKMNGLERIDAIEVNVSCPNIEQGGESFSSNGQVLCQLIQNLRQKIQKPLIVKLGPNTDDLNNVLQFMEKEGVDILSVTNTFPALAIDVENQSYIFSRKTAGLSGPAIKPLALKLVYDVIQRTRLPIIGMGGIMKTEDALEYFLIGAQAVALGSVNLIDPSAAVQIIEGIKTYLVQKNIFDINDLIGKVR; encoded by the coding sequence ATGAATCTCCAAGTCCACTTGGGAAATTTAACCCTATCCAACCCGATCATCTTAGCTTCAGGAACTGCCGGGTATGGTCGAGAAATTGCTCCTTATTTAGATCTTGATCGTGTTGGAGCTTTCACTCTTAAAGGATTGAGCTCAACTCCCTGGGTGGGGAATCCGCCACCTCGTATTCACGAAACTTATGCGGGAATAATGAACTCAATAGGCTTAGAAAACAAAGGATTTGACCGCTTTTTTCGAGAAGACTTGCCTTTTTTAGAGAATTTTCAAACCAAGATTATTGCCAATATTTGGGGAAAAACCATTGAAGAATATTCGGATATTGCCAAAAAGATGAACGGATTAGAGCGGATTGATGCTATTGAGGTGAATGTTTCTTGTCCTAATATCGAACAAGGTGGAGAAAGTTTTTCGTCTAATGGTCAAGTTTTATGCCAACTCATTCAGAATTTGCGGCAGAAAATCCAAAAACCCCTTATCGTTAAATTAGGACCTAATACCGATGACCTGAATAACGTTCTTCAATTTATGGAAAAGGAAGGCGTAGATATACTGAGTGTTACCAATACCTTTCCAGCTTTAGCAATTGATGTTGAAAATCAGAGCTATATTTTTTCCAGAAAAACCGCTGGGTTATCCGGGCCGGCTATTAAGCCGTTGGCTCTTAAACTGGTCTATGATGTAATACAAAGAACCCGACTTCCGATCATCGGAATGGGTGGTATAATGAAAACGGAAGATGCCCTTGAATATTTCCTTATCGGGGCTCAGGCAGTTGCGTTGGGATCGGTAAATCTCATTGATCCTTCGGCTGCTGTTCAAATCATTGAAGGTATCAAAACTTATTTGGTCCAAAAAAATATCTTTGATATTAATGATTTAATTGGAAAAGTGAGGTAG
- a CDS encoding dihydroorotate dehydrogenase electron transfer subunit produces the protein MKRAKIVQKRFLGTSFVELWLEEKDIAHLASPGQFVMVTTGSSYDPFLKRPLGILACQENQFGLLFEIVGRGTQILSQLEIGDQVDLLGPLGNGFSLNPKEALLIGGGRGFVPLYFLAQIFINKKVPFQFFFGIRSQEEKVLIEYLSQLPIPLVISCQEEFSGFYCGTVLDAFENWRQQHSLSKSAPKIYACGPQGMFQTLAKMDDIIPNQIEVSLESRMGCGYGVCLSCAVKKKGLPGYFHVCKDGPVFRLGEIEL, from the coding sequence ATGAAAAGAGCCAAAATTGTTCAAAAAAGATTCCTTGGAACATCCTTTGTTGAATTGTGGCTGGAAGAAAAGGACATTGCTCATCTCGCCAGTCCTGGACAATTCGTGATGGTTACCACTGGATCATCTTATGACCCTTTTTTAAAAAGACCCTTGGGAATTTTAGCTTGTCAAGAAAACCAATTTGGTTTGCTTTTTGAAATTGTTGGTCGAGGAACGCAAATTTTGTCACAGCTCGAGATTGGAGATCAGGTCGATCTGCTTGGACCTCTGGGGAATGGATTTTCGTTAAATCCCAAAGAAGCTTTATTAATTGGTGGAGGTCGTGGATTCGTTCCCCTTTATTTTTTAGCCCAAATTTTTATCAACAAAAAAGTTCCATTTCAATTTTTCTTCGGCATTCGAAGTCAAGAAGAAAAAGTCCTTATTGAATACCTCTCTCAACTTCCAATTCCTTTAGTAATAAGTTGCCAGGAGGAATTTTCTGGTTTCTATTGTGGAACAGTTTTGGACGCTTTTGAGAATTGGCGTCAGCAACATTCTTTATCAAAATCTGCTCCAAAAATTTATGCATGTGGACCACAGGGAATGTTTCAGACTTTAGCAAAAATGGATGACATTATACCCAATCAGATAGAAGTATCACTCGAATCACGAATGGGATGCGGATACGGTGTTTGCCTAAGTTGTGCAGTGAAAAAGAAAGGCCTACCTGGATATTTCCATGTTTGTAAAGATGGCCCAGTATTTCGATTAGGAGAAATTGAACTATGA